In the genome of Variovorax sp. PAMC26660, the window TCGGCCGCCGATGCGGCCTCCCTGATCTTCAGCACCAGCGTCGCACGACTGTCGCTGGGGAAAGAACCTTGGGGAATCTTGACGAGGATGTTTGGCATGTCGGAACCTGTGATGTGGAGCTTGTATTGGAGCGATCCCATCGTCAGAATGACAGTGTCTGATTTGACTGTTTTAAGGTGCTATCCGACATGCATGATTTCACAGTCCTGGTCTTGGAGGACGCGTACGCCAGCAGCGTGGCGGTCACGCTCGACATCCTCGCCGCGGCGGGCGTGCTGGCGGCCAGGGTGGATGTGGCTGCCCCGCGATGGCGCCTGTGCTCGGTCGAGGGTGGCCCGATTCGGCTGCAGGGCGGCATGACGGTGGACACCGCCAAGTTGCCAGCAAGGGCCAGGGATGATCGTTCGACGTGGGTGTTGCCGGGTCTGGGGTTGAACACGTCGACGGAGGTCCGGCAACGGCTCGAAGACGCCGATGCGGCAAAGGCAATTGCCAGCCTCGCACGCCATGCGCGCATGGGTGGGCCTGTCGCCGCTTCCTGCTCGGCAGTGTTTTTTCTGCACGCTGCGGGGCTGCTTGAAGGCCGCCGTGCCACCACGTCGTGGTGGCATGCGCCATTGCTTCAAAGAATGGCGCCGGGCTGCACCGTCGATGCAGACCGCATGGTGTGCTCGGACGGCCCTGTGGTCACGGCCGGTGCCGCGTTTGCCCAGACCGACCTCATGCTGCACCTGCTGCGCGAGCGCTTCGGCAATGCACTGGCCGATCTGGTGTCGCGCATGCTGCTGATCGATGGACGCCAGGCCCAGGCCCCGTACATCGTCCCCGAGGCGATGGCCAGCGGCAACGACCTTGTGGCCAAGGTCGCCGCGCGCATCGAGTCCGCATTGCCGGCACCACCGACGGTGAGCGCGCTGGCGCGCGAGTTCTGCATGTCCGAGCGAACGCTGTCGCGCCACATCCAGAAGGCCACCGGCAAGAGCACACAGGCGCTGGTGCTGGGCGTCAGGCTGCGCCGCGCGCGGGCTCTGCTAGAAACCAGCCGCATGACGGTCGAGCAAGTGGCCGGTGCCGTGGGCTACCAGGATGCCACGGCATTGCGGCGCCTGATGAAGAAGGTGACCGGCGCGAACCCAAGCCGGTACCGTTGCTGAAGCGCGCCTCTTCCGATTACTTCTTGCGCGCCGCAATCGCCTTCTCGGCGTTCGCCACCAACTCCACGCCCACCGTGGACTTCCACTTGTCGTACACCGGCCGCGTCGCCTTCACGAAGGCTTCGCGCTCGGTCGGTGTGAGGCTGGTCACCGTCACGCCCATGCCCGCGATGTCCTTCAGCACGGGCTTGTTCGCTTCCACCAGGCCCTTGCGCGCGATGGCGATTTCTTCCTTGCCGGCGTCGACGGCGGCCTGGCGCACGATGGCCTGGTCGGCCGGCGTCCACGAGGCCCAGATTTCCTTGTTCACCACAAACACCA includes:
- a CDS encoding GlxA family transcriptional regulator, with the protein product MHDFTVLVLEDAYASSVAVTLDILAAAGVLAARVDVAAPRWRLCSVEGGPIRLQGGMTVDTAKLPARARDDRSTWVLPGLGLNTSTEVRQRLEDADAAKAIASLARHARMGGPVAASCSAVFFLHAAGLLEGRRATTSWWHAPLLQRMAPGCTVDADRMVCSDGPVVTAGAAFAQTDLMLHLLRERFGNALADLVSRMLLIDGRQAQAPYIVPEAMASGNDLVAKVAARIESALPAPPTVSALAREFCMSERTLSRHIQKATGKSTQALVLGVRLRRARALLETSRMTVEQVAGAVGYQDATALRRLMKKVTGANPSRYRC